A genomic region of Hyalangium minutum contains the following coding sequences:
- a CDS encoding F0F1 ATP synthase subunit epsilon — protein sequence MAKLSVEIVTPEKRILSVQADEAIVPGGQGLFGVRPGHTPFLSLMEPGVLTLIDGGRRESFFVAGGFVEVSNDKVLVLADGAEPVSGIDVEAARRRMGEAQQRLKDLKPEDARYEVEQASVRREAARMNAATMRAP from the coding sequence ATGGCCAAGCTGAGCGTGGAGATTGTCACCCCGGAGAAGCGCATCCTCTCGGTGCAGGCGGACGAGGCCATCGTTCCCGGCGGCCAGGGTCTGTTCGGCGTGCGCCCAGGCCACACCCCCTTCCTGTCGCTGATGGAGCCCGGCGTGCTCACGCTGATCGATGGCGGCCGCCGCGAGTCCTTCTTCGTGGCCGGTGGCTTCGTCGAGGTGAGCAACGACAAGGTGCTGGTGCTGGCCGATGGCGCCGAGCCCGTGTCGGGCATCGACGTGGAGGCTGCGCGCCGCCGCATGGGCGAGGCCCAGCAGCGCCTGAAGGACCTGAAGCCCGAGGACGCCCGCTATGAGGTGGAGCAGGCCTCGGTGCGCCGCGAGGCCGCGCGGATGAACGCCGCCACCATGCGCGCCCCGTAG